A single region of the Brassica rapa cultivar Chiifu-401-42 chromosome A03, CAAS_Brap_v3.01, whole genome shotgun sequence genome encodes:
- the LOC103860370 gene encoding serine--glyoxylate aminotransferase, protein MDYMNGPGRHHLFVPGPVNIPEQVIRAMNRNNEDYRSPAIPALTKTLLEDVKKIFKTTSGTPFMFPTTGTGAWESALTNTLSPGDRIVSFLIGQFSLLWIDQQKRLNFNVDVVESDWGQGANLQVLASKLSQDQNHSIKAICIVHNETATGVTNDISAVRTLLDHYKHPALLLVDGVSSICALDFRMDEWGVDVALTGSQKALSLPTGLGIVCASPKALEATKTSKSLKVFFDWNDYLKFYKLGTYWPYTPSIQLLYGLRAALDLIFEEGLDNVIARHARLGKATRLAVEAWGLKNCTQKEEWISNTVTAVMVPPNIDSTEIVKRAWKRYNLSLGLGLNKVAGKVFRIGHLGHLNELQLLGCLAGVEMILKDVGYPVVLGSGVAAASTYLQHQIPLIPSRI, encoded by the exons ATGGACTATATGAATGGACCAGGGAGACACCATCTTTTCGTACCAGGACCAGTGAACATACCGGAACAGGTGATCCGGGCGATGAACAGAAACAACGAGGATTACCGTTCACCAGCCATCCCCGCGCTTACAAAAACGTTGCTGGAGGACGTGAAGAAGATATTCAAGACAACATCTGGGACACCGTTTATGTTTCCGACTACTGGTACTGGTGCTTGGGAGAGTGCCTTGACCAACACGCTATCTCCTGGAGATAGGATCGTCTCGTTTCTGATAGGGCAATTTAGCTTGCTGTGGATTGACCAGCAGAAGAGGCTAAATTTCAACGTTGATGTGGTGGAGAGTGATTGGGGACAAGGTGCTAATCTCCAAGTCTTGGCCTCAAAGCTCTCACAGGACCAAAATCATTCCATCAAAGCCATTTGCATTGTCCACAACGAGACCGCGACTGGAGTCACTAATGACATCTCTGCTGTCCGAACCCTCCTCG ATCACTACAAGCACCCGGCTTTGCTGCTTGTGGACGGTGTCTCGTCCATATGTGCGCTTGATTTCCGAATGGATGAGTGGGGAGTGGATGTGGCCTTGACCGGATCTCAGAAGGCTTTATCTCTTCCAACAGGACTTGGTATTGTGTGCGCCAGTCCAAAAGCTTTGGAAGCTACCAAAACCTCAAAATCCCTCAAAGTCTTCTTTGATTGGAATGACTACCTCAAGTTTTACAAGCTCGGTACATATTGGCCATACACACCTTCCATTCAACTCCTTTACGGTCTTAGAGCTGCTCTTGATCTTATCTTTGAAGAAGGACTTGATAATGTCATCGCCCGTCATGCCCGTTTGGGAAAGGCCACAAG GCTCGCGGTGGAAGCGTGGGGGCTGAAAAACTGTACACAGAAGGAGGAGTGGATAAGTAACACAGTGACAGCGGTCATGGTGCCGCCAAATATAGACAGTACTGAGATTGTGAAAAGGGCGTGGAAGAGGTACAACCTTAGTCTTGGTCTTGGTCTCAACAAAGTGGCTGGCAAGGTTTTCAGAATTGGGCACCTTGGACATCTTAATGAG TTGCAACTTCTTGGGTGTTTGGCTGGAGTGGAGATGATACTCAAGGATGTTGGCTACCCAGTTGTATTGGGAAGTGGAGTTGCCGCTGCTTCTACTTATCTTCAGCACCAGATCCCTCTCATTCCTTCCCGGATCTAA
- the LOC103860372 gene encoding uncharacterized protein LOC103860372, whose translation MSFLAPCQILELNVISAQELAPVARCMKTYAIAWIDPECKLTTRVDNTGGTSPTWNDKFVFRLDEEALYDGTSIVVIEIYALHWFKDIHVGTVQTLISDLVDPSSAMRFVTLEVLRASGRPHGLLNIAVGLIDNSGQSMPLLFEEDLMFHKKKIISSKPVGLRRSKSDTSSMVESPRKKVAQQQTRVSSTTNSGFEKDDFSSDSQMVVYKPQKKTPNAMLKQTKHNVYGTPMRPKNKNAYTTPKRKNIEYGTPMRSRPVVITESDLGPSASVVAAQIAKEKALTGRDAESTVISVGARSVEGLRSKLERWQANLPVVLDVGSSYQPSSDYKTSSNFNPKSSYKPNEAVPRNQQMIVAPPQKQGGTKKKGGDNGLFSCFGNICGIECSIVCGGSSGQKASKKNKK comes from the coding sequence ATGTCTTTTCTTGCACCTTGTCAAATTCTGGAGCTGAATGTTATTTCTGCCCAAGAACTGGCACCAGTGGCACGGTGCATGAAAACATATGCAATAGCCTGGATTGACCCGGAGTGTAAACTAACGACTCGGGTAGACAATACGGGCGGAACAAGCCCTACATGGAACGACAAGTTTGTGTTTCGTCTAGACGAGGAAGCACTCTACGATGGTACGTCAATAGTTGTTATAGAAATCTACGCATTGCATTGGTTCAAAGATATTCACGTTGGAACGGTGCAAACGCTGATCAGCGATCTTGTGGACCCTTCTTCCGCGATGAGATTCGTTACCCTCGAGGTTCTTCGTGCGTCAGGACGCCCTCACGGCCTCTTAAACATCGCCGTGGGGCTCATCGATAACTCGGGCCAAAGCATGCCTCTTTTGTTTGAAGAAGATTTGATGtttcacaagaaaaaaataatatcttcAAAACCAGTCGGTCTTCGACGGTCCAAAAGTGATACAAGCTCAATGGTGGAATCACCAAGGAAGAAGGTGGCACAACAACAAACCCGTGTGAGTTCTACTACAAACTCAGGTTTTGAGAAAGATGACTTCTCATCTGATTCTCAAATGGTTGTGTATAAACCACAAAAGAAAACGCCAAATGCCATGTTGAAGCAAACCAAGCATAACGTGTATGGGACACCAATGAGACCAAAGAACAAGAATGCATATACTACTCCCAAAAGGAAGAATATTGAATATGGAACACCAATGAGGTCGAGACCGGTTGTGATCACAGAGTCTGATTTGGGTCCTTCAGCGTCAGTGGTTGCCGCTCAAATTGCAAAGGAGAAGGCGTTGACAGGGAGAGACGCAGAGAGTACTGTGATAAGTGTTGGCGCACGGAGCGTTGAGGGGCTTCGTTCTAAGCTAGAAAGGTGGCAAGCAAATTTACCGGTTGTTTTAGACGTTGGTTCGAGTTATCAACCAAGTTCTGACTACAAAACAAGTTCTAACTTCAACCCTAAATCAAGTTACAAGCCCAACGAAGCCGTCCCGCGGAATCAACAGATGATTGTAGCTCCTCCTCAAAAGCAAGGTGGGACGAAAAAGAAAGGAGGAGATAACGGATTGTTTTCATGTTTTGGTAACATTTGTGGCATCGAGTGTTCTATTGTTTGTGGTGGTTCTAGTGGACAAAAAGCATCcaagaagaataaaaaataa